The Aureitalea marina genome includes a window with the following:
- a CDS encoding BamA/OMP85 family outer membrane protein, protein MSLYRKLYSTLLLFILFVCLGQAQEQQLDAGTRYTLNSIKVTGAQSFNENTVIAFTGLKKGDQLFIPGEKLSAVTKKLWEQNLFSDIAFYVTDIQGNQVDLELYIVELPKLGEIRIEGLKKGKVKEAIKDNNLVAGVKITKNLITTTKNYIRNKLREKGYFNNNVIVTTTPVVDSTGQETAQNMRIVVDKGPRVKVKKIEFVGNEQFSDAKLKGAMKKVKQKNPARFWKRSKYTEELFEEDKALIIEKYKASGYRDARITQDSIIDIDSKNIAIQMNMEEGQQYYFGDIRFIGNSVYTDAALRQYLGIRRGEVYNGVLLQERIADASDPEAQDLTNLYQNNGYLFSQINPVEVAVRGDTIDFEIRIREGKLAYFNHVTVVGNDRTNDHVIYRELRTRPGQKYSKRNVVRTIRELGQLGFFDAEQLSPNFKNVDPNSGTLDLEYSVVEKGSSQIELQGGYGGGGFVGTLGLSFNNFSLRNIFNGEAYKPLPMGDGQKLSLRAQASSFYQTYSISLTEPWLGGKKPVQLSTSFSHTIQYLFDFNTRERDSDRRFLITGGSIGLAKRLQWPDDYFQLSQAISFQHYNLKNYNTGLFTFGDGYSNNLAYTIGITRNNTATNPIYPTLGSEFSITAKLTLPYSAFSSKDFKALRNEREELEDFLLENPGDVDATERIAEIDQDRFDWLEYYKIKFKGTWYTTLVDKLVLRSNAEFGFLGAYNNARGIVPFERYFLGGDGLGAFSLDGREVIQLRGYPNQSLSPIDGNTIYNKFSLELRYPITLKQLASIYALTFAEAGQSYDGFRNYNPFDVNRSAGVGLRIFMPAFGLLGIDFGYGFDPVLGGTEPNGWETHFIIGQQF, encoded by the coding sequence TCCCTGGTGAAAAACTGAGTGCAGTGACCAAAAAACTTTGGGAGCAAAATCTCTTTAGTGACATTGCGTTCTATGTAACAGATATCCAAGGCAATCAAGTTGACCTGGAATTGTATATCGTGGAATTACCCAAGCTGGGTGAGATCCGTATAGAGGGACTGAAGAAAGGGAAAGTCAAAGAGGCCATCAAGGACAACAATCTGGTTGCCGGTGTGAAGATCACCAAGAACCTGATTACCACCACCAAGAACTACATCCGCAACAAACTTCGTGAAAAAGGTTACTTCAACAACAATGTAATCGTTACTACTACCCCGGTCGTGGATAGTACGGGCCAGGAAACCGCTCAGAACATGCGTATCGTGGTCGATAAAGGACCTCGAGTCAAAGTAAAGAAGATCGAATTTGTAGGAAACGAACAATTCTCTGACGCCAAGTTGAAGGGCGCCATGAAGAAAGTAAAGCAAAAGAACCCGGCCCGTTTCTGGAAGAGATCCAAATATACCGAGGAGCTGTTCGAAGAAGACAAGGCCTTGATCATTGAAAAGTATAAGGCTAGCGGTTATCGAGATGCACGAATCACTCAGGATTCCATTATCGATATTGATTCCAAGAACATCGCCATCCAGATGAACATGGAAGAAGGTCAGCAATACTATTTTGGTGACATTCGCTTTATAGGTAATAGTGTCTACACCGACGCGGCCTTGAGACAGTATTTGGGGATCCGTCGCGGAGAAGTATACAACGGGGTGTTATTGCAAGAACGAATTGCTGACGCTAGCGACCCTGAAGCTCAGGACCTGACCAACCTTTATCAGAACAATGGTTATCTCTTCTCTCAGATCAACCCTGTGGAAGTTGCCGTAAGAGGGGACACTATCGATTTTGAGATCAGGATTAGAGAAGGTAAACTGGCCTACTTCAATCACGTGACAGTAGTAGGTAATGACCGGACCAATGACCATGTGATCTACCGCGAGCTCAGAACAAGACCGGGACAGAAATACAGTAAACGGAATGTTGTACGGACTATCCGGGAATTGGGACAGCTCGGATTCTTCGATGCGGAGCAACTTAGCCCGAATTTCAAGAATGTTGATCCAAATTCTGGTACGCTTGACCTGGAATATTCTGTTGTAGAAAAAGGTTCCAGCCAGATCGAACTTCAAGGTGGATACGGTGGTGGTGGATTTGTAGGTACACTCGGATTGTCATTTAACAACTTCTCTCTGCGTAATATATTTAATGGTGAGGCGTATAAACCTTTGCCCATGGGAGATGGTCAAAAATTGAGCCTACGCGCCCAGGCCAGTAGTTTCTATCAGACCTACAGTATTTCCTTGACCGAACCTTGGTTAGGTGGTAAGAAACCTGTGCAGTTGAGCACCAGTTTCTCACATACTATTCAGTATCTCTTCGATTTCAACACTCGGGAGAGAGACAGCGATCGTCGCTTCCTGATTACGGGTGGTTCCATCGGATTGGCCAAGCGACTGCAATGGCCAGATGACTACTTCCAGTTATCTCAAGCGATCAGTTTCCAGCATTACAATCTTAAAAACTACAATACTGGCTTATTTACCTTTGGAGATGGTTATTCCAACAACCTCGCTTATACCATCGGTATTACCAGGAATAATACGGCCACTAACCCGATCTACCCGACCTTGGGATCGGAATTCAGTATCACGGCCAAACTGACCTTACCCTATTCCGCCTTCAGTAGCAAGGACTTTAAAGCCCTCAGAAACGAACGTGAAGAACTAGAAGACTTCCTTTTGGAGAACCCCGGAGATGTGGACGCAACCGAAAGGATAGCCGAGATCGACCAGGATCGTTTCGATTGGCTGGAGTATTACAAGATCAAATTCAAAGGGACCTGGTACACCACTCTGGTGGACAAATTGGTATTGCGTTCCAATGCCGAATTCGGATTCCTGGGTGCATATAACAATGCCCGTGGAATAGTACCATTTGAACGATACTTCCTTGGAGGTGATGGGCTGGGAGCATTCTCATTAGATGGTCGAGAGGTGATCCAGTTAAGAGGGTATCCAAACCAGTCGCTTTCCCCTATAGATGGAAATACCATTTACAACAAATTTTCGTTAGAGTTAAGATACCCGATCACCTTGAAGCAATTGGCCTCGATCTATGCACTGACCTTTGCTGAAGCAGGGCAGTCTTATGACGGCTTTAGAAATTACAATCCCTTCGATGTCAATAGGTCTGCTGGCGTAGGATTACGTATATTTATGCCCGCATTCGGTCTGCTAGGTATCGATTTTGGATATGGATTCGACCCTGTACTGGGCGGAACCGAGCCCAATGGTTGGGAAACACACTTTATCATTGGACAGCAATTTTAG
- a CDS encoding OmpH family outer membrane protein, with amino-acid sequence MRTTFLPWLVCVCLLAITTTQAQRGTRIGYVDMEYILENVPDYQEAKTMLDGRVQGWKRDIERMNQEIDQMKLNLANERVLLTPELIEEREEEIQIKEEEMLEYQQNRFGPGGDLDIQRRQLVRPIQDQVFNIVQDIAESRKYDFIVDRSTDPSMLFAAKKNDVSEQVIRQINRAAKREEVSSKKEKEEVEARDALTVEEDAAITEREEAVQAKKDEREALLEERRRVRDSIKAARKAEYDARRQKLIEDRQRRKDSIEQARQNGNNPPDGEGEGEDGDNGNGW; translated from the coding sequence ATGAGAACCACATTCCTACCCTGGTTGGTATGTGTTTGCCTTTTAGCAATCACTACTACCCAAGCCCAACGTGGTACCCGTATTGGTTATGTCGATATGGAGTACATTTTGGAGAACGTTCCTGATTACCAGGAAGCCAAGACCATGCTGGATGGACGAGTACAGGGATGGAAGCGGGACATCGAACGGATGAACCAGGAGATCGACCAGATGAAATTGAACCTGGCCAACGAGCGGGTTCTGCTTACTCCGGAACTGATCGAAGAACGAGAAGAGGAGATCCAGATCAAGGAAGAAGAGATGTTGGAATATCAGCAAAACCGCTTTGGCCCAGGCGGAGACCTGGACATTCAAAGACGGCAGCTGGTCCGACCCATCCAAGATCAGGTTTTTAACATCGTTCAGGACATAGCCGAAAGCAGGAAGTATGATTTTATCGTAGATCGGTCTACAGACCCATCTATGCTATTCGCAGCCAAGAAAAACGATGTGAGCGAGCAGGTGATCAGACAGATCAACCGTGCAGCCAAACGAGAAGAGGTCAGCTCTAAAAAGGAGAAAGAAGAAGTTGAAGCACGTGATGCATTGACTGTAGAAGAAGATGCGGCCATCACCGAACGCGAAGAAGCTGTTCAGGCGAAAAAAGATGAAAGAGAAGCTCTTTTGGAGGAACGTCGCCGGGTAAGGGATTCTATCAAAGCTGCTCGGAAAGCAGAATACGATGCCCGCCGGCAGAAACTGATTGAAGATCGTCAACGCCGCAAGGATTCGATCGAACAGGCTCGCCAAAATGGCAACAACCCGCCAGATGGTGAAGGTGAAGGAGAGGACGGAGATAACGGAAATGGCTGGTAA
- a CDS encoding OmpH family outer membrane protein, whose translation MKKFRLIAVAAMLFFGATTLTQAQDKVAHIDTQALVEAMPEMKAAESQLEKLQKTYDTEIKAMAKELDAKLKQYEVEAESKTEEENRKRFEEVQGMQTNIGAYRQQALQDLDQKRVDLYTPVLEKARTAIQKVARAQGIQYVFDSTQGSGVILADGTDLMADVKKELGI comes from the coding sequence ATGAAAAAGTTCAGACTTATCGCGGTAGCTGCAATGCTGTTTTTTGGAGCAACTACCCTGACTCAAGCTCAAGACAAGGTCGCTCACATCGATACCCAGGCGCTTGTTGAAGCAATGCCTGAGATGAAAGCTGCCGAAAGTCAGCTGGAAAAACTGCAGAAGACCTACGATACTGAGATCAAGGCTATGGCCAAGGAATTGGACGCCAAACTGAAGCAGTATGAAGTAGAGGCAGAAAGCAAGACCGAAGAAGAGAACAGAAAGCGTTTCGAAGAAGTACAAGGTATGCAGACCAACATTGGCGCCTATCGTCAGCAGGCCCTGCAGGATCTAGATCAGAAACGAGTAGATCTTTACACACCGGTTCTGGAAAAAGCCCGTACTGCCATTCAGAAGGTGGCTCGTGCCCAAGGGATCCAATACGTATTTGACTCAACTCAAGGTAGCGGAGTCATCTTGGCCGACGGAACAGACCTGATGGCCGATGTAAAGAAAGAACTGGGAATCTAA
- the murI gene encoding glutamate racemase, with the protein MKKTAPIGLFDSGIGGTSIWQEVHTLLPQENSIYLADSAHAPYGERSKEEIINLSKKNTELLIDLGCKCVIVACNTATTNAISTLRATYEIPFIGIEPAIKPAAKSSRVNRIGVLATQGTLSSSLFHTTALDHTSGVEMIEVAGIGLVQLIESGKLYSPEMTRLLTNYSTRFKEAEVDQVVLGCSHYPYLIPQLQELLPDNIRIVDSGEAVARQVKNVLTQSDLLNTELQTPELQFYSNGEIEVLRNILTGVTDPLKVDFLEF; encoded by the coding sequence GTGAAAAAAACTGCTCCCATTGGCCTTTTTGACTCCGGGATCGGGGGAACCTCCATCTGGCAGGAGGTACATACTCTCCTGCCACAAGAGAATTCCATCTACCTGGCAGATAGTGCTCATGCCCCCTATGGAGAACGCAGCAAGGAAGAAATCATCAACTTGAGCAAAAAGAATACCGAGCTGCTAATTGATCTAGGTTGTAAGTGTGTAATTGTGGCTTGCAATACGGCAACAACCAATGCAATTTCCACACTAAGAGCAACCTATGAGATTCCTTTTATCGGTATAGAACCTGCTATTAAACCAGCAGCCAAGAGCAGCCGTGTTAACCGTATAGGAGTTTTAGCAACTCAGGGTACGCTGAGCAGTAGTCTGTTCCACACCACCGCACTGGATCATACCTCAGGGGTGGAAATGATAGAGGTGGCGGGGATCGGATTGGTACAACTAATTGAATCGGGGAAACTGTATAGTCCTGAGATGACAAGACTACTGACCAACTACAGTACGCGGTTCAAAGAAGCAGAAGTAGACCAGGTCGTACTGGGCTGCAGTCATTATCCCTATTTGATCCCGCAACTGCAAGAATTACTGCCAGATAATATCCGCATAGTGGATTCTGGCGAGGCGGTAGCAAGGCAGGTCAAGAACGTACTTACTCAATCCGATTTACTCAATACTGAGCTCCAAACTCCTGAATTGCAATTTTATAGTAATGGTGAGATCGAGGTACTGCGGAATATTTTAACAGGCGTAACTGATCCGCTGAAGGTGGATTTTTTGGAGTTTTAA
- a CDS encoding gamma carbonic anhydrase family protein, with amino-acid sequence MSKAIIQDVRGKSPQIPDDCYLAANAVIVGDVVMGNQCSVWFNAVIRGDVHYIKMGNKVNVQDGAVIHATYQKSPTNIGNNVSIGHNAIVHGCTINDNVLIGMGSIVMDDCVVESNSIIAAGAVLTKGTHVPSGTIYAGVPAKKVKDISAELIEGEIDRIANNYVKYSSWFSEE; translated from the coding sequence ATGTCAAAAGCAATTATTCAAGACGTAAGAGGCAAGAGTCCTCAGATACCAGATGACTGTTATTTGGCGGCCAATGCCGTTATCGTGGGAGACGTTGTGATGGGAAATCAATGCAGTGTTTGGTTCAATGCCGTTATCCGTGGCGATGTTCACTACATTAAAATGGGCAATAAGGTCAATGTACAGGATGGTGCGGTGATCCATGCCACCTACCAGAAGTCACCAACCAATATTGGCAATAACGTGTCCATCGGCCATAACGCTATCGTTCACGGCTGTACGATCAATGATAATGTACTGATCGGGATGGGAAGTATAGTGATGGACGATTGTGTGGTGGAGTCTAATTCCATCATTGCAGCAGGGGCCGTATTGACCAAAGGCACGCATGTACCGTCCGGAACGATCTATGCCGGGGTCCCAGCCAAAAAGGTAAAGGACATCTCTGCGGAGTTGATCGAAGGAGAGATCGATCGGATCGCCAATAACTATGTGAAATATTCCAGTTGGTTTAGTGAAGAGTGA
- a CDS encoding LytR/AlgR family response regulator transcription factor — protein sequence MMLKTIIVEDEATSREILKGYLGKYCPQVEILGEAENVEQALQLIRGTSPDLVFLDVEMPYGNAFDLLDQVGERSFETIFVTAYDQYAIDALNAHAAYYLLKPISIDKLIEAVDYVKAIRQKEAELAEKVLKPKSEVTSGKMTIPVQSGFEVLEIGDILYCQADDNYTHIFTTDRKKLVSKTLKYFEDALNGNGFVRVHKSYLVNVGAITQYRKGKGGSVVLNNGKEIMVSPARKKELLSYFE from the coding sequence ATGATGTTGAAGACCATTATCGTAGAGGACGAGGCTACCAGCAGGGAGATCTTAAAGGGTTATCTGGGGAAATACTGCCCACAGGTCGAGATTTTGGGCGAGGCGGAAAATGTAGAACAGGCCCTGCAACTGATCCGTGGTACAAGCCCTGATCTGGTCTTTTTGGACGTAGAAATGCCTTATGGAAATGCTTTTGATCTGCTGGATCAAGTTGGAGAGCGCAGCTTTGAGACCATTTTTGTTACGGCTTATGATCAGTACGCCATTGACGCATTAAACGCTCATGCTGCCTACTATTTGCTCAAGCCCATATCGATCGACAAATTGATCGAAGCGGTAGACTATGTCAAGGCCATTAGGCAGAAGGAGGCCGAATTGGCTGAAAAGGTCCTTAAGCCAAAATCTGAGGTTACATCGGGCAAGATGACCATACCGGTTCAATCGGGATTTGAAGTATTGGAAATTGGAGATATTCTTTATTGCCAGGCTGACGATAATTACACCCATATCTTCACTACGGACAGGAAGAAATTGGTCTCCAAGACCTTGAAGTATTTCGAAGATGCTTTAAATGGTAATGGATTTGTCCGTGTGCATAAATCCTATCTGGTCAATGTGGGAGCCATAACCCAATACCGGAAGGGAAAGGGAGGTAGTGTAGTGTTGAATAACGGCAAGGAGATCATGGTTAGTCCTGCCCGGAAGAAAGAACTGTTATCATATTTCGAGTAG
- a CDS encoding histidine kinase codes for MRLCLFILSFLSLASQLCAQEESGIGVELEAPATFMLKGEVVDMETDQPIDKVNVEIAGKEYTTTNRAGEFSIRASVGDELIFRSDAFETVYYQVVDRQRVMVRAEPIPTLASTEKKLAEQASNPLGFETAIDSAKAYLRSDAGRSIEFVTLALESIQGGGDDDRNAIAFSTLGDINAFWGQNDLAISNYKRSLEYAEDKAVRIKLADNFRQNGNYQESIGEFERLLDLELSPYQQIEVYEGLGDVYASISDPLQSLKNYQLGLRIANSRQITPKITDLNSKIAESYAQEGKLEEAITFFDNSLDLAGRENTRRSAAEKNRVADFYNSNQNFDKEIQLRQEALDDIEEIGDSIIDANGINPLTVQNQNYKIANAYVAQDKYDEAIPFLEKSISEADQKQDLIVQKDATRKLSEIYRDLGDLDKAAQTYQQYVSVVDELYIQKEQELSQAARFNREITLRQNRIISLENERELNESRYQLAVDNQELIQKNNRIQKWIIGSLVVIALLLLYTAFTQRKTARQQRYANDLLALKSLRTQMNPHFIFNALNSVNSYIAQSDERAANRYLSEFSQLMRAVLENSEEDFIPLAKEIELLQLYVKLEHFRFTDKFDYHFEVDPNLQVDQFVIPPMLLQPYVENAVWHGLRYKEEKGNLLIRFRQLDTERVEVLIQDDGIGREHSKALKTDHQKKQNSKGMGNIKKRIAILNTMYSDKVDVSISDLESDGRGTQVTLILKKD; via the coding sequence ATGAGGCTTTGTTTATTCATATTGTCATTTCTATCACTTGCTTCACAACTCTGCGCCCAGGAGGAGTCCGGGATCGGTGTAGAGTTGGAGGCTCCAGCTACCTTTATGCTCAAGGGAGAGGTGGTGGATATGGAAACCGATCAACCTATTGACAAGGTCAATGTGGAGATTGCCGGTAAGGAATACACCACGACCAATAGGGCTGGAGAGTTTAGCATCCGTGCATCGGTGGGTGACGAACTGATCTTCCGCTCAGATGCCTTCGAAACGGTTTACTATCAGGTGGTAGACAGACAACGGGTCATGGTCCGGGCTGAGCCTATTCCAACCCTTGCCTCAACAGAAAAGAAACTGGCAGAACAAGCGAGCAATCCATTGGGGTTTGAAACTGCAATTGACTCTGCCAAGGCCTATTTGAGATCCGATGCTGGAAGGAGCATAGAGTTTGTGACCCTGGCTCTGGAATCCATACAAGGAGGTGGAGATGATGACCGCAATGCCATAGCCTTTTCAACTCTGGGCGATATCAATGCCTTTTGGGGTCAAAATGACCTGGCCATTTCCAATTACAAACGCAGCCTGGAATACGCAGAAGACAAGGCCGTACGCATCAAATTGGCTGATAATTTTCGTCAAAATGGGAATTACCAGGAAAGTATTGGCGAGTTTGAACGCCTGCTTGACCTGGAACTTAGTCCCTACCAGCAAATTGAAGTGTATGAAGGTTTGGGTGATGTATATGCTTCCATCTCAGATCCCTTACAGAGCTTGAAGAATTATCAGTTAGGGCTTCGGATTGCCAATTCCAGGCAAATTACACCCAAGATTACCGACCTGAATTCCAAAATCGCGGAATCTTATGCACAGGAAGGAAAGCTGGAGGAGGCCATTACCTTCTTTGATAACTCCCTGGACCTGGCGGGAAGAGAGAACACCAGGCGGTCTGCTGCCGAAAAGAACAGAGTTGCGGACTTCTACAATTCCAATCAGAATTTTGACAAAGAGATTCAGCTGCGGCAAGAAGCCTTAGACGATATAGAGGAGATCGGTGATTCAATTATCGATGCCAATGGCATTAATCCCTTGACGGTCCAAAATCAGAATTATAAGATCGCGAATGCTTATGTAGCCCAGGATAAATACGACGAAGCGATCCCCTTCTTGGAGAAGAGTATCTCCGAAGCCGATCAGAAACAAGATCTGATCGTCCAAAAGGATGCCACACGGAAGCTCTCGGAGATCTACCGCGATCTTGGCGACCTGGATAAGGCTGCTCAAACCTATCAGCAATATGTTTCGGTGGTAGACGAGCTCTACATTCAGAAGGAACAGGAACTGTCTCAGGCGGCTCGTTTTAACCGGGAGATCACGCTTCGGCAAAATCGAATAATCAGTCTGGAGAACGAGAGAGAGCTGAACGAGAGTCGGTATCAGCTGGCCGTAGACAACCAGGAGTTGATCCAAAAGAACAATAGGATACAAAAGTGGATCATAGGCTCTTTGGTAGTTATTGCGTTGTTGCTGCTTTATACGGCTTTTACACAGCGTAAAACAGCACGACAGCAACGTTATGCCAACGACCTCCTGGCTCTGAAGTCCTTGCGTACTCAAATGAATCCGCATTTCATCTTCAACGCGCTGAATTCAGTGAACAGCTATATCGCTCAAAGTGATGAGCGTGCGGCAAATCGTTACCTGAGCGAATTCTCCCAACTAATGAGGGCCGTGTTGGAAAACAGTGAAGAGGATTTTATTCCCCTGGCCAAGGAGATCGAGCTTTTGCAACTCTATGTGAAGTTGGAACACTTTCGGTTTACGGATAAGTTTGATTATCACTTCGAGGTGGACCCGAACTTGCAGGTTGATCAGTTTGTGATTCCGCCTATGTTGTTGCAACCCTATGTAGAAAATGCGGTATGGCATGGTTTGCGATATAAAGAAGAAAAGGGCAATCTGTTGATCCGTTTCCGCCAACTGGACACTGAACGAGTAGAGGTGTTGATACAGGATGACGGCATTGGTAGAGAACACTCCAAAGCTTTGAAAACAGACCATCAAAAGAAACAGAATTCCAAAGGTATGGGGAATATCAAGAAGCGAATCGCCATCCTCAATACGATGTATAGCGATAAAGTGGATGTTTCCATATCCGATCTGGAAAGTGACGGTCGTGGCACCCAGGTTACCTTAATTTTAAAGAAAGACTAA
- a CDS encoding vWA domain-containing protein translates to MKNWKTLALAFSLLGLVACKAETEKPIAQLAEIEKSPITKQHYIRVALLLDTSNSMDGLIDQAKAQLWEIVNELSYARCRNQRPDLQIALYEYGNDNLSSGSGYIRKILGFTSDLDDLSKELFSLTTNGGSEFCGTVIQASLKDLDWGNDDDDLKMIFIAGNEPFTQGNVDYRDAASMAKEKDVVVNTIFCGDYRHGVDTHWQDGARLTYGDYMSIDHNRQTVHIDSPYDDLILQLNIKLNKTYVPYGIRGKEKVAIQVAQDANAESYGKANAVGRTISKGSKFYKNSSWDLVDAMEEEAIVISDIESDNLPEELQDMNEEELTEYVKEKSAEREAIQSEINELNEKRRKFVADKKKATDNGLESALINALKKQAGKKNYTWQ, encoded by the coding sequence ATGAAAAATTGGAAAACACTGGCATTAGCCTTTTCACTTCTGGGTTTGGTCGCATGTAAAGCCGAAACTGAAAAACCCATCGCCCAACTGGCCGAGATCGAAAAATCCCCTATTACAAAACAGCATTACATACGCGTAGCCCTGCTGCTGGATACCAGTAACAGTATGGACGGACTTATAGACCAGGCCAAAGCTCAACTCTGGGAGATCGTTAATGAACTCTCCTATGCTCGCTGCCGTAACCAGCGTCCTGATCTGCAAATCGCACTTTATGAGTACGGAAACGACAACCTCAGCTCAGGAAGTGGATATATCAGGAAAATACTCGGGTTTACCTCAGACCTGGACGATCTCTCCAAGGAATTATTCTCTCTGACCACCAATGGTGGTAGTGAATTCTGCGGTACGGTCATACAAGCCTCTCTGAAGGATTTGGACTGGGGTAATGATGACGATGATCTGAAGATGATCTTCATTGCAGGTAATGAGCCTTTCACCCAAGGCAATGTAGACTACAGGGACGCGGCCTCCATGGCCAAGGAGAAAGATGTGGTGGTTAACACCATTTTCTGCGGTGATTACCGTCATGGAGTGGATACGCATTGGCAAGATGGTGCCCGCTTGACATACGGAGACTATATGTCTATTGACCACAACCGCCAAACTGTTCATATCGACTCTCCTTACGATGACCTCATCCTTCAGCTAAATATAAAACTGAACAAAACCTATGTTCCCTACGGTATTCGTGGAAAAGAGAAGGTGGCCATTCAGGTTGCCCAAGATGCGAACGCAGAATCTTACGGCAAGGCCAATGCCGTGGGCAGAACCATCAGCAAAGGATCCAAATTCTATAAGAATAGCAGCTGGGACTTGGTAGATGCCATGGAGGAAGAGGCAATCGTCATCTCGGATATAGAGTCTGATAACCTGCCCGAGGAATTACAGGACATGAACGAAGAGGAACTTACCGAGTATGTGAAAGAAAAATCTGCCGAGCGCGAGGCTATTCAAAGTGAGATCAACGAACTGAACGAGAAGCGTCGGAAATTTGTAGCCGATAAGAAGAAGGCTACGGACAACGGACTGGAAAGTGCCTTGATCAATGCCTTGAAAAAACAAGCCGGTAAAAAGAACTATACCTGGCAATAG
- a CDS encoding PorP/SprF family type IX secretion system membrane protein translates to MKAPINFRGAFAIFFIGWIGLLHSQEGIPVYHDYFADNLYLLHPSMAGAAARNQIRLTARQQWFDQNEAPNMQTLSVNARIGEQSGIGGIVFNDKNGFHSQTGGYLTYAHHIMFSRSPVDLNQLSFGINVGLVQSQLDESSFDINDFDPVISGVLQSSSYFNIDIGASYNYLNFSGHFTVKNVLLQNRNNFTEEFESSNLRRYILSAAYLIDKGDWDIEPSAMFQLVERTGESFVDINAKVYRTLDFGTLWGGLSYRSSFDGAEYVDGTAIEDQRLQYITPVLGVNYKNFLFAYTYSYQIGNVRFDSGGFHQLTLGYDFGKSREPYDCDCPAIN, encoded by the coding sequence ATGAAAGCACCCATTAATTTTCGAGGAGCGTTCGCCATTTTTTTTATTGGATGGATTGGCTTGTTGCATTCCCAAGAGGGTATTCCGGTTTACCACGACTATTTTGCGGATAACCTATACTTGTTGCACCCTTCCATGGCTGGTGCCGCAGCTCGAAATCAGATCCGATTGACTGCTCGTCAACAGTGGTTTGATCAGAACGAGGCTCCCAATATGCAGACCCTTTCGGTTAATGCGCGGATTGGAGAACAATCGGGAATAGGGGGTATCGTCTTTAACGATAAGAACGGGTTCCATTCCCAGACCGGTGGTTATCTAACCTATGCTCACCACATCATGTTCTCCAGATCCCCGGTAGATCTGAATCAACTCTCCTTCGGAATCAATGTAGGATTGGTACAATCGCAATTGGATGAATCTTCCTTTGATATAAACGATTTTGACCCGGTTATCTCCGGTGTCCTTCAAAGTAGTTCCTATTTCAATATCGATATTGGAGCCTCTTACAACTACCTCAACTTCTCTGGACATTTTACGGTAAAGAATGTGCTGCTTCAGAACAGGAATAATTTTACGGAAGAATTTGAATCCAGTAACCTGAGACGCTATATACTGTCTGCCGCTTACCTGATCGATAAAGGGGATTGGGATATAGAACCTTCTGCGATGTTCCAGTTGGTAGAACGTACCGGTGAATCTTTTGTTGATATCAATGCCAAAGTTTACAGAACCCTGGACTTCGGGACCCTGTGGGGCGGATTGTCCTATCGTTCCAGTTTCGATGGGGCGGAATATGTGGATGGAACAGCTATTGAGGATCAGCGACTGCAATATATCACTCCGGTATTGGGAGTGAATTACAAGAACTTCCTATTCGCCTATACCTATTCTTATCAGATTGGCAATGTTCGGTTTGATAGTGGCGGATTTCATCAGCTTACCTTGGGATACGACTTTGGCAAAAGCCGGGAACCGTACGATTGCGACTGTCCGGCCATAAATTAG